From the genome of Vulpes lagopus strain Blue_001 chromosome 2, ASM1834538v1, whole genome shotgun sequence, one region includes:
- the LOC121478027 gene encoding LOW QUALITY PROTEIN: guanylate kinase-like (The sequence of the model RefSeq protein was modified relative to this genomic sequence to represent the inferred CDS: inserted 1 base in 1 codon) — MSGPRPVVLSGPSGAGKSTLLKRLLQEHXSIFGFSVSHTTRDPRPGEENGKDYYFVTREVMQRDIAAGDFIEHAEFSGNLYGTSKAAVRAVQAMNRICVLDVDLQGVRNIKKTDLRPIYIFVQPPSLDVLEQRLRQCNTETEESLAKRLAAAQVGKS, encoded by the exons ATGTCGGGACCAAGGCCTGTCGTTCTGAGTGGACCGTCAGGGGCAGGGAAGAGCACCCTGCTCAAGAGACTGCTGCAGGAGC GCAGCATCTTTGGCTTCAGCGTGTCCCACACCACAAGGGACCCGCGGCCTGGAGAAGAGAATGGCAAAGATTACTACTTCGTCACCAGGGAGGTGATGCAGCGGGACATCGCTGCAGGCGACTTCATCGAGCACGCCGAGTTCTCGGGGAACCTGTATGGGACCAGCAAAGCAGCCGTGCGGGCCGTGCAGGCCATGAACCGCATATGCGTGCTAGACGTGGACCTGCAAGGCGTGCGTAACATTAAGAAGACTGACCTGCGGCCCATCTACATCTTCGTGCAGCCACCCTCACTGGATGTCCTGGAGCAGCGGCTGCGCCAGTgcaacacagagacagaggagagccTGGCCAAGCGGCTGGCTGCCGCCCAGGTGGGAAAATCATAG